In a single window of the Pseudomonas sp. B21-015 genome:
- a CDS encoding sulfate ABC transporter substrate-binding protein, whose protein sequence is MKKLFGASLLAAGLALGSVAQAAPTLLNVSYDVMRDFYKDYNAAFQKHWQAEHNENITLQMSFGGSSKQARSVIDGLPADVITMNMATDINALADNGKLVPDNWVTRLPNNSAPFTSATVFIVRKGNPKALKDWPDLLKDGVQVIVPNPKTSGNGRYTYLSAWGYVLKNGGDENKAKAFVGKLFKQAPVLDTGGRAATTTFMTNQIGDVLVTFENEAEMIAREFGRDQFEVIYPSVSAEAEPPVSVVDKVVEKKGTRAAAEEYLKYLWSPEGQEIAAANYLRPRDPAVLAKYTDRFPKVDFLSVEKTFGDWRTVQKTHFNDGGIFDQIYSGQ, encoded by the coding sequence GTGAAAAAACTCTTTGGCGCCTCACTTCTGGCCGCTGGCCTGGCCTTGGGCAGCGTGGCTCAGGCTGCACCGACCCTGCTTAACGTTTCCTACGACGTGATGCGAGATTTCTACAAGGACTACAACGCTGCCTTCCAGAAACACTGGCAAGCCGAGCACAACGAGAACATCACGCTGCAGATGTCCTTCGGCGGTTCCAGCAAACAGGCCCGTTCAGTGATCGATGGCCTGCCGGCTGACGTCATCACCATGAACATGGCCACCGACATCAACGCCCTGGCGGATAACGGCAAACTGGTCCCGGACAACTGGGTCACGCGCCTGCCGAACAACAGCGCGCCATTCACCTCGGCGACCGTGTTTATCGTGCGCAAAGGCAACCCGAAAGCCCTGAAAGACTGGCCGGACTTGCTCAAGGACGGCGTGCAGGTGATCGTCCCCAACCCGAAAACCTCGGGCAACGGCCGCTACACCTACCTCTCGGCCTGGGGCTATGTGCTGAAAAACGGCGGTGACGAAAACAAGGCAAAAGCTTTCGTCGGCAAACTGTTCAAACAAGCGCCAGTGCTGGATACCGGTGGCCGAGCAGCCACCACCACGTTCATGACCAACCAGATCGGTGACGTGCTGGTGACCTTCGAAAACGAAGCGGAAATGATTGCCCGCGAGTTTGGTCGTGATCAGTTTGAAGTGATTTACCCGAGTGTTTCCGCTGAAGCTGAACCACCGGTGTCCGTGGTCGACAAAGTCGTCGAGAAGAAAGGCACTCGCGCTGCCGCTGAGGAATATTTGAAGTACCTGTGGTCGCCGGAAGGTCAGGAGATTGCGGCTGCCAACTACCTGCGCCCACGTGATCCGGCCGTGTTGGCCAAGTACACCGATCGCTTCCCGAAAGTGGACTTCCTTTCGGTGGAGAAGACCTTTGGTGACTGGCGCACTGTGCAGAAGACTCACTTCAATGATGGTGGGATCTTCGATCAGATATACAGCGGTCAGTAA